Proteins encoded within one genomic window of Micromonospora halotolerans:
- a CDS encoding DUF1223 domain-containing protein, whose product MTDLSPTGPPRAGDGGFAVVEMFTSQGCESCPPAEEVLTEIERDARTRGEPVFALGFHVDYWDHLGWPDPYAAAAYTARQEAYARAFGTGHLYTPQMVVNGTAEFVGSDRRRAAEAITSALSAPATTPLALSVGDAGGGHVVVDYRVERPPAHGMLHVAVVERGLENDVPRGENAGRRLRQDNVVRAFTSVGLGAEEGRVDLAVPPDLDPAQASVVGYVQQEGERAVVGAAAVDVSA is encoded by the coding sequence ATGACGGACCTCTCGCCCACCGGGCCGCCGCGGGCCGGCGACGGCGGCTTCGCCGTCGTGGAGATGTTCACCTCGCAGGGCTGCGAGAGCTGCCCACCCGCCGAGGAGGTGCTCACCGAGATCGAGCGGGACGCCCGCACGCGGGGCGAGCCGGTCTTCGCCCTGGGCTTCCACGTCGACTACTGGGACCACCTGGGCTGGCCCGACCCGTACGCCGCGGCGGCGTACACCGCCCGGCAGGAGGCGTACGCCCGGGCCTTCGGCACCGGACACCTGTACACCCCGCAGATGGTCGTCAACGGCACGGCCGAGTTCGTCGGCTCCGACCGGCGGCGGGCCGCCGAGGCCATCACGTCCGCGCTGTCGGCGCCGGCCACCACGCCGCTCGCCCTGTCGGTCGGCGACGCGGGCGGTGGGCACGTGGTGGTGGACTACCGGGTTGAGCGGCCGCCCGCGCACGGCATGCTGCACGTGGCGGTCGTCGAGCGGGGCCTGGAGAACGACGTCCCCCGGGGCGAGAACGCCGGCCGCCGGCTGCGGCAGGACAACGTGGTGCGCGCCTTCACGTCGGTCGGCCTGGGCGCCGAGGAGGGCCGGGTGGACCTGGCGGTGCCGCCGGATCTCGACCCCGCGCAGGCGTCGGTGGTCGGCTACGTGCAGCAGGAGGGTGAGCGGGCCGTGGTCGGCGCCGCGGCCGTGGACGTGTCCGCCTGA
- a CDS encoding MFS transporter, whose translation MSTAEPRRPASRAALFLLASIIVSFVAASTAPSPLYPIYQSRWHFSPITTTLVFAVYAVAVLAALLTVGKLSDHVGRRPVLLAAIAVQVVSLVIFVLAGGVPALVAARVVQGVAAGAATGAAAAAMLDIDRARGTLANSIAPGIGTGVGALLSALLVQYLPAPTRLVYVVLVVVLLIQGVGVALMAETVTPMSGALRSLRPEIRLPRAVRGPLLVVAPVAFAVWALAGFFAALGPALVRALMNSSTVAGGLSIFVFAVFGSAAILVLRDRSARTVMLTGIAALVVGMIITLVSVSADSIAGFFVGLAFGGVGFGGGFQGSLKTLTPLVEAHERASVLSLLYIVSYVGFGLPTVIAGFLVVHGGGLRRTAEEYAVAVIVLAVVALLGLRGTTRTAPAGPR comes from the coding sequence ATGAGCACCGCTGAGCCGAGGCGCCCCGCATCGAGGGCCGCCCTGTTCCTGCTCGCCTCGATCATCGTGTCCTTCGTCGCCGCGTCGACGGCCCCCAGCCCGCTGTACCCGATCTACCAGTCGCGCTGGCACTTCTCGCCGATCACCACCACGCTGGTGTTCGCCGTCTACGCCGTCGCGGTGCTGGCCGCCCTGCTCACCGTGGGCAAGCTCTCCGACCATGTCGGGCGGCGCCCCGTCCTGCTCGCCGCGATCGCGGTCCAGGTCGTCTCGCTGGTCATCTTCGTCCTCGCCGGCGGCGTACCGGCGCTGGTGGCCGCCCGTGTCGTGCAGGGCGTCGCGGCCGGCGCCGCCACCGGCGCGGCGGCCGCCGCCATGCTCGACATCGACCGTGCCCGCGGCACGCTCGCGAACTCGATCGCCCCCGGCATCGGAACCGGGGTCGGTGCCCTGCTCTCCGCGCTGCTCGTCCAGTACCTGCCCGCGCCGACGCGCCTGGTGTACGTCGTCCTGGTCGTGGTCCTGCTCATCCAGGGCGTCGGGGTCGCGCTGATGGCGGAGACGGTCACGCCCATGTCGGGGGCGCTGCGGAGCCTGCGGCCGGAGATCCGGCTGCCCCGCGCGGTACGCGGGCCGCTGCTGGTCGTCGCGCCGGTCGCCTTCGCCGTCTGGGCCCTCGCCGGGTTCTTCGCCGCGCTCGGCCCGGCGCTCGTGCGTGCGCTCATGAACTCCTCGACCGTGGCCGGAGGCCTGAGCATCTTCGTCTTCGCCGTCTTCGGGTCGGCCGCCATCCTCGTGCTGCGCGACCGGTCCGCGCGGACCGTCATGCTCACCGGCATCGCCGCGCTCGTGGTCGGCATGATCATCACGCTGGTGTCGGTCTCCGCCGACTCCATCGCCGGCTTCTTCGTCGGCCTCGCGTTCGGGGGCGTCGGCTTCGGGGGCGGCTTCCAGGGCAGCCTCAAGACCCTCACGCCGCTGGTCGAGGCGCACGAGCGCGCCAGCGTGCTCTCCCTGCTCTACATCGTCTCCTACGTCGGCTTCGGCCTGCCCACGGTGATCGCCGGCTTCCTCGTGGTCCACGGCGGCGGCCTGCGCCGGACCGCCGAGGAGTACGCCGTCGCCGTCATCGTGCTCGCCGTGGTCGCCCTGCTCGGGCTGCGCGGGACGACCCGGACGGCCCCGGCGGGCCCGCGATAG
- a CDS encoding glycoside hydrolase family 10 protein has translation MPSAETTSPPVPRRRTRALVAVAVALAVVGGVGAWALRDRVAGDGGAAAPGGVAAVAGPAGGGRDCAGRPARATRELRGMWITTVNNIDWPSRRGLPADAARAEFRGWLDLAVRRHHNAVFVHVRPSGDALWPSNYAPWSEWLTGRRDGRDPGWDPMEFMVAEAHARNLEFHAWFNPYRGGQPATVGGPGPHLDQLAPTHPLRRHRDWVVTYPSADKPGSRLYFNPGIPEARRFVEDAMLEAVQRYDVDGVHFDDFFYPYPEAGQDFPDDAAFARYGGRFADRHAWRRDNVNTLVREMSERIKAIKPWVKFGISPFGIWRNKRTDPAGSPTAGLQSYDDIYADTRLWVRRQWLDYVVPQLYWHIGFGKADYAKLLPWWAATVRGTRVQLYIGQADYRVGERGAWRDPAELDRQLALNRRHGVSGSVHFSARQVRADRLGAVSRYSRAHYAAPALLPTMAQLPAAPPPAPALTGVRRQDTGGVALTWRGDDAVGFAVYRVDGGTARLVGTTRGRDWVDPAAPAGAPLTYCVSGLDRSGNEGGLSAPASVA, from the coding sequence ATGCCCTCCGCCGAGACGACTTCGCCGCCCGTGCCCCGCCGCCGCACCCGGGCGCTCGTCGCGGTGGCCGTCGCGCTCGCCGTGGTGGGCGGGGTCGGCGCCTGGGCACTGCGCGACCGGGTCGCCGGCGACGGTGGCGCGGCGGCACCGGGTGGGGTGGCCGCGGTCGCCGGCCCGGCGGGCGGTGGCCGGGACTGCGCGGGCCGGCCGGCCCGGGCGACCCGCGAGCTGCGCGGCATGTGGATCACGACGGTGAACAACATCGACTGGCCGAGCCGGCGCGGGCTGCCGGCCGACGCCGCCCGGGCCGAGTTCCGCGGGTGGCTGGACCTGGCGGTGCGGCGCCACCACAACGCGGTCTTCGTGCACGTGCGGCCGAGCGGGGACGCGCTCTGGCCGTCGAACTACGCGCCCTGGTCGGAGTGGCTGACCGGGCGCCGCGACGGCCGCGACCCGGGCTGGGACCCGATGGAGTTCATGGTCGCCGAGGCGCACGCCCGCAACCTGGAGTTCCACGCCTGGTTCAACCCCTACCGCGGCGGCCAACCGGCCACCGTGGGCGGACCGGGCCCCCACCTGGACCAGCTCGCGCCGACCCACCCGCTGCGGCGGCACCGCGACTGGGTGGTGACCTATCCCAGCGCGGACAAGCCCGGCAGCCGCCTCTACTTCAACCCCGGCATCCCCGAGGCGCGCCGGTTCGTCGAGGACGCGATGCTGGAGGCGGTCCAGCGGTACGACGTCGACGGGGTGCACTTCGACGACTTCTTCTACCCCTATCCGGAGGCCGGGCAGGACTTCCCGGACGACGCGGCGTTCGCCCGCTACGGCGGGCGGTTCGCCGACCGGCACGCCTGGCGCCGGGACAACGTGAACACCCTCGTGCGGGAGATGAGCGAGCGGATCAAGGCGATCAAGCCGTGGGTGAAGTTCGGCATCAGCCCGTTCGGCATCTGGCGCAACAAGCGCACCGACCCGGCCGGCTCACCCACCGCCGGCCTGCAGAGCTACGACGACATCTACGCCGACACCCGGCTGTGGGTACGGCGGCAGTGGCTGGACTACGTCGTGCCGCAGCTCTACTGGCACATCGGATTCGGCAAGGCCGACTACGCCAAGCTGCTGCCGTGGTGGGCGGCCACGGTGCGCGGCACCCGGGTGCAGCTCTACATCGGCCAGGCCGACTACCGGGTCGGCGAGCGCGGCGCCTGGCGGGATCCGGCCGAGCTGGACCGGCAGCTCGCGTTGAACCGGCGGCACGGGGTGAGCGGGAGCGTGCACTTCAGCGCCCGCCAGGTGCGCGCCGACCGGCTCGGGGCGGTCAGCCGGTACAGCCGGGCGCACTACGCCGCCCCCGCGCTGCTGCCCACGATGGCCCAGCTGCCGGCGGCGCCGCCGCCCGCACCCGCCCTCACCGGCGTGCGGCGTCAGGACACCGGCGGTGTGGCGCTGACCTGGCGCGGCGACGACGCCGTGGGCTTCGCCGTCTACCGGGTGGACGGCGGCACGGCCCGGCTCGTCGGCACCACCCGTGGTCGGGACTGGGTGGATCCGGCCGCTCCGGCCGGCGCACCCCTCACCTACTGCGTCTCCGGGCTGGACCGCAGCGGCAACGAGGGCGGGCTCAGCGCACCGGCGTCCGTCGCGTGA
- a CDS encoding DUF817 domain-containing protein codes for MLNPSGPAALTTAERAIDTRSRAILARLPRHGPAGWLIEFAVFGLKQAWACVFGGAMLAVIFAAHLWYPRDPAFARNDFLTLAAVAIQVAMVAGRLETLRELRVVVLFHLVGTAMELFKTEVGSWSYASDGLLRVGAVPLFSGFMYAAVGSYLARVNRLFDLRFTRYPRRWVTAVLAAAIYANFFTNHYVVDVRWLLIAAVALVFGRCVMQFRIFRFRWRMPLLLAFLLVAFFIWLAENIATWSNAWLYPSQLGGWHLVSPAKLASWFLLMIISVVLVTWISPPQPPDPPQPPDDPGPATAAGPGAADVPGGAPPATVTRRTPVR; via the coding sequence ATGCTCAACCCGTCCGGACCGGCCGCCCTGACCACGGCCGAACGCGCCATCGACACCCGCTCGCGCGCGATTCTCGCCCGGCTGCCCCGGCACGGGCCGGCCGGCTGGCTCATCGAGTTCGCGGTCTTCGGGCTCAAACAGGCCTGGGCCTGCGTCTTCGGCGGGGCGATGCTGGCGGTCATCTTCGCGGCGCATCTCTGGTATCCGCGGGACCCGGCGTTCGCCCGCAACGACTTCCTGACGCTCGCGGCCGTCGCCATCCAGGTCGCGATGGTGGCCGGCCGCCTGGAGACCCTGCGCGAGCTGCGGGTGGTGGTGCTGTTCCACCTCGTCGGCACGGCCATGGAGTTGTTCAAAACCGAGGTCGGCTCCTGGTCCTACGCGTCCGACGGCCTGCTGAGGGTCGGCGCGGTGCCCCTGTTCAGCGGCTTCATGTACGCCGCGGTCGGCTCCTACCTGGCCCGGGTGAACCGGCTGTTCGACCTGCGTTTCACCCGCTACCCGAGGCGCTGGGTGACGGCGGTGCTGGCCGCGGCGATCTATGCCAACTTCTTCACCAACCACTACGTCGTCGACGTGCGGTGGCTGCTCATCGCCGCCGTCGCGCTCGTGTTCGGCCGCTGCGTCATGCAGTTCCGCATCTTCCGGTTCCGGTGGCGCATGCCGCTGCTGCTGGCCTTCCTCCTCGTCGCCTTCTTCATCTGGCTCGCCGAGAACATCGCGACCTGGTCGAACGCCTGGCTCTACCCCAGCCAGCTGGGCGGTTGGCACCTGGTCTCGCCGGCGAAGCTCGCCTCGTGGTTCCTCCTCATGATCATCTCGGTGGTGCTGGTCACCTGGATCTCACCGCCCCAGCCGCCCGACCCGCCGCAGCCGCCCGACGACCCGGGGCCGGCCACGGCGGCGGGCCCCGGTGCGGCCGACGTACCGGGCGGGGCGCCTCCCGCCACCGTCACGCGACGGACGCCGGTGCGCTGA
- a CDS encoding trans-sulfuration enzyme family protein, with amino-acid sequence MTGFSTAAVHGDDGLVPGGAVAPPIVQSATFSAESDERFTEIATEARGSAFYTRYGNPNHAQVAAVVAELEGAETGLVTASGMGAISTVALALLSAGDHVVVQRSTYGGTTSLATGLLARFGVSCTQVDQTDSGAFERALRPETRLVLVETPSNPLLELTDLAAVVASAHAAGALVVVDNTFATPVNQRPLSAGADLVWHSGTKFLGGHSDLSAGVVVGPAGLVERVWRTAIVTGSTLGPVDAWLLLRGIRTLPLRVQRHNDNALALARALEGHPAVARVRYPGLPSHPQHDLARRQMTGFGGVLGVELAAGRAGAAALLAGLGLAKRAASLGSVSTLVVHPRSMWAGIVDAGQLAATGIGEGLVRVSAGIEDTADLVADFLAALDGAPT; translated from the coding sequence GTGACCGGTTTCAGCACGGCCGCCGTGCACGGCGACGACGGTCTGGTCCCCGGTGGGGCGGTGGCGCCGCCCATCGTGCAGAGCGCGACGTTCAGCGCCGAGTCCGACGAGCGGTTCACCGAGATCGCCACCGAGGCCCGGGGCAGCGCCTTCTACACCCGCTACGGCAACCCCAACCACGCGCAGGTGGCCGCCGTGGTGGCCGAGCTGGAGGGGGCGGAGACGGGCCTGGTCACCGCCTCCGGCATGGGCGCGATCAGCACGGTCGCCCTGGCACTGCTCTCGGCCGGCGACCACGTGGTGGTGCAGCGCAGCACGTACGGCGGCACCACCTCGCTCGCCACCGGCCTGCTGGCGCGCTTCGGGGTGTCCTGCACCCAGGTCGACCAGACCGACAGCGGAGCCTTCGAGCGGGCGCTGCGCCCGGAGACCCGCCTGGTGCTCGTCGAGACGCCGAGCAATCCGCTGCTGGAGCTGACCGACCTGGCGGCGGTGGTCGCCTCGGCCCACGCGGCGGGCGCGCTCGTGGTGGTCGACAACACCTTCGCCACGCCGGTCAACCAGCGCCCGCTGAGCGCCGGGGCGGACCTGGTCTGGCACAGCGGCACCAAGTTCCTCGGCGGTCACTCGGATCTGTCCGCCGGGGTGGTCGTCGGCCCGGCCGGGCTGGTCGAGCGGGTGTGGCGGACGGCGATCGTCACGGGCAGCACGCTCGGTCCGGTGGACGCGTGGCTGCTGCTGCGGGGCATCCGGACGCTGCCGCTGCGGGTGCAGCGGCACAACGACAACGCCCTCGCCCTGGCCCGGGCGCTGGAGGGGCACCCGGCGGTCGCCCGGGTCCGCTATCCGGGGCTGCCGTCGCACCCCCAGCACGATCTCGCGCGCCGGCAGATGACCGGGTTCGGCGGGGTGCTCGGTGTCGAGCTGGCGGCGGGCCGGGCGGGGGCGGCCGCCCTGCTGGCCGGGCTGGGGCTGGCGAAGCGCGCGGCCAGCCTGGGCAGCGTCAGCACGCTCGTGGTGCATCCCCGGTCGATGTGGGCGGGGATCGTGGACGCCGGGCAGCTCGCCGCCACCGGCATCGGGGAGGGGCTGGTCCGCGTCTCCGCCGGCATCGAGGACACCGCCGACCTGGTGGCCGACTTCCTGGCGGCGCTGGACGGGGCGCCGACCTGA
- a CDS encoding S1 family peptidase, with amino-acid sequence MRRTLFALAAAIVATGALGAPAMADGKPVTPSTQPAEAVPGGFASWRALFAEQDRLNAAAGEITAARGEGFAGVVAAPEARRLTVYWKGRVPGSVRDLARRLSVPVTFKPARFHQREMVAEAQRLAADPRAVSVAAKVDGSGLAVTVSGKALASGRRDVLRTARLPLSVSTTPSATPLNRQNDFAPYWGGARYYAGGGCTTGFGVYWNDARQILSAGHCGANGQVAYDGGGPTNTMGPIINDWNPRDTLMIRVAAGGRIYTGPYNAATSIGVGGAASDYVGNYVCTGGSSSGEHCSLRVDVVNQFVNIGYVIGPVTQANHIVAGGCAAAPGDSGGPVYSYRSDGRVDARGTVSAGVLGTATCPGVSPNGSRTVWYAPLLRPVGDAQIGSLTYYGASLIQG; translated from the coding sequence ATGCGCCGTACCCTTTTCGCGTTGGCCGCCGCGATCGTCGCCACCGGCGCCCTCGGGGCGCCGGCCATGGCCGACGGCAAACCCGTCACACCGTCGACCCAGCCGGCCGAGGCCGTGCCGGGCGGGTTCGCCAGTTGGCGTGCGCTGTTCGCCGAGCAGGACCGGCTCAACGCGGCGGCCGGCGAGATCACGGCCGCCCGCGGCGAGGGCTTCGCCGGCGTGGTCGCCGCGCCCGAGGCCCGGAGGCTCACCGTCTACTGGAAGGGTCGGGTGCCCGGGTCGGTCCGTGACCTGGCCCGGCGGCTCTCCGTGCCGGTGACGTTCAAGCCGGCCCGGTTCCACCAGCGCGAGATGGTCGCCGAGGCGCAGCGGCTCGCCGCCGACCCGCGGGCCGTCTCGGTGGCAGCCAAGGTCGACGGCAGCGGGCTCGCGGTGACCGTCTCCGGGAAGGCGCTGGCGTCGGGCAGGCGGGACGTCCTGCGTACCGCGCGGCTGCCGCTCAGCGTGAGCACCACGCCGAGCGCCACGCCGCTCAACCGCCAGAACGACTTCGCCCCCTACTGGGGCGGGGCGCGCTACTACGCCGGCGGCGGCTGCACCACGGGCTTCGGGGTGTACTGGAACGACGCCCGGCAGATCCTCAGTGCCGGGCACTGCGGCGCGAACGGCCAGGTCGCGTACGACGGTGGTGGCCCCACCAACACCATGGGCCCGATCATCAACGACTGGAACCCGCGGGACACTTTGATGATCAGGGTCGCGGCCGGCGGCCGGATCTACACGGGGCCGTACAACGCGGCCACCAGCATCGGTGTCGGCGGCGCCGCCTCGGACTACGTCGGCAACTACGTCTGCACCGGTGGTTCCTCCAGCGGTGAGCACTGCAGCCTGCGGGTCGACGTGGTCAACCAGTTCGTCAACATCGGGTACGTGATCGGGCCGGTGACGCAGGCCAACCACATCGTCGCCGGGGGCTGCGCCGCCGCGCCGGGCGACAGCGGCGGACCGGTGTACTCGTACCGGTCGGACGGCCGGGTCGACGCGCGCGGCACGGTCTCCGCCGGCGTGCTCGGCACGGCGACCTGCCCGGGCGTGAGCCCCAACGGCTCGCGGACCGTCTGGTACGCCCCGCTGCTGCGGCCCGTGGGTGACGCCCAGATCGGGTCGCTGACCTACTACGGCGCCTCGCTCATCCAGGGCTGA